The window GATTCAGCCGATTTCCCGTCTCCCACGAAGATAATCGCTCCATTATCCAAGTTCATTACCAGTGTCACGTAGCGATGCCCTTTGCCGACGCAGATCTCGTCGATCGCAATCCGGCGCACATCTTTCAGGGAAGGATTGGCGAATCGTCGCCTGAGATCGTCTTTTTTGATTTCCTTGATCACATTCCATGTGACACCGAGAAGATCGGCAACGTCTTTGATTGTCATGCTGCGAGTGAGCTGCAATGCGTAGTTGGCCCAGTCCTTGGTGTAGCTTCGACGAGCATCGGCAAAGCCGACCTTGATCTGACGAACGACCCCGCAATCGCGGCACTGCAGACGTGGCAAAGTGGCGACAATGACGGTCTGCTTCAATCCGATCGGCGAGCACCTGAATTCGCGTTGCGTGACGCCTCGTTTGATCACGTTGCTGCTCTGGCACGAGGAACAGCAGATCGACTTCTCATTTGGATGAACATGGAACCGTGTAACGCCTCCGGTGGGCTCGATTCGAGTCTGCCGGTAGCCACGAATGCCGAAAGAGTGATACAACAAGGAGGTGGACATGTACGTTCCTGCAAAGAAGATGTGAGAATTCTCTTTGAAGGATGGCATGTCCACACTTTTTTATCCATCCGTCGTAACTTCCGCGACTTCAAACCCGGCGCACGCTTTAGTCGGATGAGCCAGATTCAGCGACTTTTTCCGCAGGCAAAATTGCTATGCTCAACTCCAACACCACTTGAGTTGGATCAAAGACGTTCCAGCCGGCCTCTGCTAGCCGTTTGTCGATGATCTCTTTGCGAGTGGCTGACTCATCGCTCATTGTTGGCAGTATTTGTCACTGTTTCAATTGCCGCATTCATACATTGTAAGTGTACACGTACACTACCCTCGCCTGGGGGTCTTCACAATCAGAGGAACGCCGATGGGAATTGCACAAACGGCTATTCCAAGTGACGCTGTCACTCAAATATAAAACATCGGCTGATCGCTCTCTTGGACGCTACGGATCACGTCGCCCAGTCGGACGCGACTGAGCTGGATGCGGGATTGTTCATCGGCGGCGCGCCAGTGTTTCTTTAGGGCCGCTTGGGCGGACGGCTCGTCGTCTTGGGCGGGCGAGATGGAATCGTGGCAGCCGATGGTCTCGGCGATATCTAGCAGCGTGATCGCATCTGGCTGGACGATGAGTTGATACCCGCCCTGGCTGCCTCGGATTGCCTTGACCCACCCGGCTGATTTCAGCGTTCGCAAAATCTGGGCAAGGTACGGGCCTGGAATCTCATTGCGACGAATGATCTCCCCCGATCGCACGGGCGCACCATCGACACCGTGGATCGCGAGATCCATCATTGCCAAACAGGCGTAATGCACCGCGGCGTTGACTACCATGACCCATCAGCGATCAGTTCGTGCAGGTGGATGAACGACTTGCCCAGCCGGCCACCGTAATTCCCCGCACTAATACGCTTCAATCCCGGGACTTCTGCTGCCGCAAGAATTGCCTCGCGGATTGCCGTTTTCAGGCAGTCTAAATCGGCACCGTTAAGGATGATCTCCATGATGCAGCGGACGCCGTCGGGAACTTTGGAATCCTCGCCGAGCTTTTCCTTGAGGGTGGGGCAATACTCCGCATACGTTGATGCGATCGTGAAATCATAGCTGCTGCCTGCTTTGGACCCACTCGCGGCCACGCCGCCTGGGAAGGTGGTGATGCAGCCTGGGACTGACTCGCTCGCGACTGCTGCTCGCTCGGCGGCATCGATCGCAGTATCTTCGTCACCCGCATAGAACCAAAGGTTTCCACCCATCACGCCATCGGCGTATCCAAACCGCCGCGAGAGAAAAAACTCGCCACCGAGGATCGGGATCACCCATCCTTTCTCGCCATATCGCTCGTCACGAAACTGATGCCGATCGCCGAAGAATGCGATCTTGCGACCAAGCTTGAAATAGTCCTCGCTATCGATGCGGTTGAAACAGCGAGCGGTCGGGCAGGTGAGCACATTCTGACTGATTCGTGCCAGCATCACGCGTTCCAGATGCTCGCGGCGGTCCTTGCGAAATCGCGGCACATGAAATTGCACAACCGCACCGATGCGACCGTCGGGCGTTTGACTGGGATCCATGATCTGCGCCACTCCCGCTTCGCAATCACACAGAATCGTGCTGCTGGCGTGGCCCGTCGCCGCGGCGGTGGCCCGGTCGAGCCAACGACGATCGCGCGCCGTGATCAGGATTTCTCCATAGATACTACGGAAGCCCTCGGCGTAGGTGTCTTCGACGAGTTTGTTGAGCGGCAGGCGATCGGCCGTCGAATTCGTCATGACGCCCGTCCCTTGCCGGTATACACACTGGATTCCGTGACGACTTTGTCCATGTAGATATCGTGTGATTGCATGGGGATCTCGTCAAAAATCTGGCACTCGAAGGCGAGCGAAACGAGCGGGGTATCGGGACGCGCGTTTTCGAGCAGTTTATCGTAGTAACCTTTCCCGTGTCCCGTCCGACCGCCCTGTTTATCGAAGGCCACCCCCGGCACGAGAATCAGATCAAGTCCCTCAACGGGGACCCGCTTCGCCGCAACGTCACGCAGTTCCTCGCGTGGCTCGAGGATGCCATACATCCCTTCGGCGAGCTCATCCATCGATTCGAGATGAAACAGTTCCAGTTCACCGTCGACACAAAACGGGATCACAATTTTTTTGTCGCTGGCAACAGCCGCAGGCAAGGCCTGGCGTGTGCGTGCCTCCGCCCGCACATCGACATACCACATCACACAATCCGCTTGCTGATATTCCGGTAGCCCAATAACGGTATCGGTGATGCGTTGACTGACGCTCTCCTTATCGGGCTGGGCCTTCCGCGCTGCGTGAGCGGCAGTGCGAATTTCTTGCTTGCGGCGTCCGAGTTCGTCTTGATCGATGGTGGTCATGAACGTGGAATTTTGTGCGATCGGGAAAAGGTGAAGGAAGTGCGTGGCGAACGGTACTGAGTCAACGAAGTTAGCTCATTCGCCGAAGCGTGGCGGTCACTCACAGCGTAGCGAATCGTGCGGCGGGTTCGTCCCAAACATGCGTGTTTTGTGGCGTGTATGTTTTCGTCGGGAAACTCTTGCGAATCAGCTCACGCGCCTCCTCAATCAAATGCAAGTGCCCGGTACCAATCATTTGCATGACGACGTTACCGATCGCCGTGGCTTCGACCGGGCCAGCAACAACCGTGCGATTACACGCATCGGCAGTCATCTGGCACAACAGCTCGTTGAGTGACCCACCCCCGACAATATGAATGGTGCTAATGGAGGACTCTGTCAATCGCTCAAGCGAACCGAGGGTGTGGCGGTACCGCAGTGCCAATCCTTCCAGTGCCGCACGAAACAGGACGCCGTTGTCAGTGGGGACAGGCTGCCCCGTCCGCTCGGCCAGCGCGCCGATCTCGTCAATCATATCCGTGGGGGCCAGCAACGCGCCGTCGTCAGGATTGACCAACAGCGAAAAGGCGGGAGCGAGGGCGGCCTGTTCGACCATCTCAGCCCAGGACGGTGCGGTGCCACGACGCTGCAACGCGGCGCGGATCTGCTGGAAAACCCATAGCCCGCCAATATTCTTTAGCAGTCGAGTACTGCCGTGAACGCCACCCTCATTGGTGAAATTCAATTCCGCGCACAGCGGTGTGATCTTCGGCTCAGGTAATTCAACGCCCATGAGCGACCAAGTGCCCGAACTGATGTAACACCAATCTGGGCGAGCGGGCGCAAACTCGGACGCCGGCACCGACAAGACTGCCGAGGCGGTGTCGTGGGTGGCCGGCACAACCACGGGTACGTCATGCAGTCCGGTCACCTCCGCCACACTCTTCTGCACCACGCCGATCTTCGTGCCGGCCGGAGTCGGTGGGGGAAACCAAGCGGCCGGCAGGTTAAACGCGTCAAGCAGTTTCGTTGACCAAGTTCCATTGACCGGTGATAACAATTGGCTCGTCGAGGCATTGGTGGCCTCGATCGTGCGCTCGCCAGAGAGCATCCAGTGAAATAGGTCCGCCATCATCACCAGCGACGTCGCGTTTCGATAGCCCACATCCCCTGCCTGCGCAGCAGCCAGCAATTGATAGAGTGTGTTGATCTCCATGAATTGAAGGCCCGTCTCGGCGAAAATCTCCTCGCGGGAAACCTTCTTCAATGCGGCTTGCAACTGGCCCTGGTTCCGTGGATCTCGGTAGCAGCGGACGGGCCCCACGAGTTGATTACGATCGTCGAGTAGCCCAAAATCGACGCCCCAGGTATCCACACCGACCGACTCGATGTTCGCTCCGGGAATGTTAGCGATCCGATCCGCTGCTAGTCGCAAACCGTGGGTGATGTTCTGCCACAGCCCCAGGTGATTCCAGAGCAAGTCTTGCTGCATCCGAACGGGCTGGTTCTCGAATCGCCAAATCTCCGTCAGGTGTATTTTTCCGTCCCGGAGGCCGCCTGCGATCACACGCCCGCTCGAGGCACCCAGGTCAACTGCCAGATGGACCGGCCCGTCGAGTTCAGCGGCCACGGTATCACTCACGGTCATTGTCCTTTGTCACTATTCTAGATTTCTGCGCCCGCTGGTTTTGATGTCGGCGTCCACTGGTTCTGGAGTCTGCGCCCGCTGGGCGTAGGCTGCAGCGGTTTCGATGTGCGCCCATCAGCGAACGTAAAGGTTACCGAAGGCGGAACTGAAACGCGACCCGGGCCCCAGGGAGGCCGCCCGATATCACCCAGGATAATTTTCGTCCGAATCATCCCGTCCGGACCTGGAAAGGCTTGCGGGCAGCTCGGTGCCGTGTTGGGACGGCTTGCGTGCGGCAGTGGGTCACCCGACATTGCCGGTGAATCGGCAGGAATGCCACTCTCCCAGCGTACTTGCTCAGGGCTCTCAAGATGGGCCTCGGGGGCGCGGACGACGCCAACGCCATCCCCCCGCCGGAGACACCCCCCGCATGGTATTTCGAGTAAATTCTTTCGGATTTGCTATCAATGCCCAAGTGAATAGGAACACGTGCCGCAAGCCCCGGCGTAGACTCTCGTTACAGAACCGACTGTCTCGCCTGCGCGATCGGCGAAAGCGGACTCGAAATGCGGGCGAATTTGAATTTCGTGAAAACAGATGTTGACCCGGATCGGAAGGTACGTAGGCTAGTTCATACCTCCGCGAGTTCGCCTTCGCGTGGAGCCGAACGCGGTCAGCTCGCGGCCATGGGCTGACGTTCGTTGAATCGGCCGGAAAACTTTAAAAACCCCTTAAAACCAATGTTTTGAGGCGATTTGAGTTGTCTCGGCCTCTTTTCACGACGACTCCACGGGCCGGGCACAGGATGTGCCCGGTTGCGGACGCTCGCTTAGTTTCTCCGGGCGCTGGTTCAGGGCGACAAGCCTCCCAGATCGCCCCTTTCCCCAGCGGATCGCTCGTCGGTTATGCTAGGTGGAACCTTCCTGTCGTGATTGATTGAAAGTCCGGCCGTCCCCCTTACCCAGTGACCCACCATGCCGTTTCGCTTTGCTCCGATTGCCTGTTTGCTACTGTTCGCCCTGCCCGCGATTTTGACGCCCCCCGCACATGGGGACGATCCCCAGGCAGGCTCGCAGTTCTATGAAATTCGCACCTATGATTTAGGAGAAAACGGCGACGAAAAGCTGGTCGACGCCTACCTCGAATCAGCACTGGTGCCCGCCCTTAACCGCCAGGACATCGGCCCGGTTGGTGTGTTTTCGCCCTCGCCCGACGATCAGTCAGATGTACAGGCGATCTATGTCGTAATTCCTTATGAACGACTCGAGCAAATCGCGACGGTTCGTGACGCGCTCGCCGCCGACGACGAGTATCAAGCCGCAGCGAAAACGTATCTGCAACGCGCCCATACGAATCCTCCGTACGACCGCATCCGCAGCGAACTGCTGTCGTCGATGGCTTGCTGGCCGCAACTGAAGGTCGCCGAGGGCAGCTTGGAGAACGACGAGCGGGTGTACGAACTCCGCCTTTACGAGAGCGCCAACGAACGGATCGGTGACCTCAAGGTCGAGATGTTCAACAATGGCGAGGTGCCGATTTTCCTGAATGTGAACATCACACCCGTCTTCATTGGCCAATGTCTGCTGGGCCCACAGGCACCCAGCCTGACCTATCTGACAGTATATGAGAACGAAGCAGCACGCCGCAAGGCTTGGGTCGACTTCCTCGCCGACCCCGATTGGAAGGTGCTCAGCAAGAACCCCAAATATGCCGGTACGGTCAGCCATATCGACAAATTCGTGTTATCGGCCAAGCCGTACTCGCAAATGTGAGCTGCCGGTTCTGTCCGCCCGTCGGCTAGCTCGCTAGGATTCTCATCATGACACCAATGATGAGACAATATCACGACGCGAAAGAAGCGTGCGGCGACGCACTGCTATTCTTTCGCATGGGCGACTTCTACGAGCTTTTTCTCGAGGATGCGAAAGTCGCTGCCGGCATTCTCGGCTTGACCCTGACCAGCCGCGACAAAGACAGCGAGAACCCGACCGCGATGGCCGGGTTCCCCCACCACCAGCTCGATCAGTACTTGCAAAAGTTAATTCGGGCGGGCTACCGAGCCGCGGTCTGCGAACAGGTCGAGGATCCCAAACAGGCCAAGGGCCTGGTCCGTCGCGAGGTCACGCGCGTCGTCAGCGCCGGCACGCTCACCGACGATGGGCTGCTCGATCCTCGCGAGCCGAACTATTTGGCTGCTGTGATTGTGGCCAAGCCCACGGGCAAGTCCAAAGGCGCCCCTATCAATCCCACTGACCAAACCGTTGGCATCGCGTGGGCGGAACTCTCGAGCGGTCGATTCGAAACGGGGGTCTTCCCGCGCAATCGACTTGACGATGAGCTCGCGCGGATCTCGCCTGCCGAAGTAATCTACTGCGAAGACGATCCGCACGTGTCTCCGGACACGACAATGCCCTGGGCGTGGACCCGGCGACCAGGCTGGAGCTTTGCTCGAGACGCTGCGGAAACCGCACTCACAAAACAACTCTCCGTTGCGAGCCTCGAAGGCCTTGGTTTCGAGGCTGATTCCGGCCCCGCGATCCGGGCAGCCGGTGCGGTGCTGTCGTACCTCCAAGAAACGCAACGAGGATCGCTCGACCATTTTCGCACGTTGACCTGTCACAACCGCAGTCCCGTGCTGCAAATCGATGCGGCAACGCGCCGTAGTCTTGAGATCAACCGCACGATGCGCAGCGGCGGCCGCGACGGCGCATTGCTCGGTGTCATCGATCGCACGGTCACCCCGATGGGATCGAGGTTGCTTGCGGATTACCTCGCCGCACCACTCGTTTCACCGGATGAGATCGCCTACCGCGCTGATGCTGTTTCGGAACTCGTTGCCAATCATTCGCTCCGCAGTGACGTGCGAAAGATATTGCGTGAGACATACGACCTGACACGGTTACTGGCCCGAATCGCCACCGGTCGCACCGGACCACGTGATCTGCAACAGGTCGCCGCCACGCTGGCGGGTTTGCCCACGCTCAAAGCGAAACTCACCGATCGGGTCAGCCATTGCTTGAGCGAACTTGAATCACGCTTGCATCTCTGCCCGGAACTGCGGACGAACCTCGAGAACGCACTCGCCGACGAATGCCCGCTCTCTGCGGCTGATGGTAACTTTGTACGCGCCGGATACGACGAAGATCTCGATGCCCTGCGGGAACTCGCCAAGGGAGGTAAGCAGTGGATCGCCTCCTATCAACAGCGCCAGATGGACGAGACCGGCATCGCCAATCTCAAAGTTGGCTACAACCGCGTGTTCGGTTACTTCCTCGAAGTCTCCAACGCCCACAAGAGCAAGGTCCCCACCGAGTTCATCCGGAAACAAACGCTGAAAAACTGCGAGCGTTACATCACCCCCGAACTCAAAGAGTACGAAGAAAAGGTGCTCGCCGCGGACGACAAAGCCAGTCTACGCGAACAGGAAATTTTCCAGCATCTACGCCAGATGGCTCACGCGAATCTGGCTGTTTTGCAGGAAGTTGCTGATGCGATCGCGCGCGTTGACGTGCTGGCTGCGATGGCCGAGGTCGCCGCCGTGCAACACTGGACGCGCCCCAAAATCACCGACGACAATACGCTGCGGATTGAAGGCGGGCGGCATCCTGTCCTCGACGTTTCGATGCAGCACGGCGAATTCGTCCCCAACGACTGTGCCCAAAGTCCCGCCGATGGCATGGTCCTATTAATCACCGGTCCCAACATGGCCGGCAAGAGCACCTACATTCGCCAGGTAGCACTCATTACTTTGCTGGCCCAGACCGGCAGCTTCGTGCCTGCCGACGCAGCGGAAATCGGCATCGCCGATCGCATCTTCGCTCGTGTCGGTGCCAGTGACGAGCTCAGTCGTGGTCAAAGTACCTTCATGGTCGAGATGGTCGAAACCGCACGTATCCTGAATACCGCCACCTCCCAAAGCCTCGTGATTCTCGACGAGATCGGACGTGGCACGAGCACCTACGACGGCCTATCGCTGGCGTGGGCGATCACGGAGCATCTGCACGAACAGATCGGCTGCCGCACACTGTTCGCGACCCACTATCACGAACTCGCCTCGCTCGAAGAAACGCTACCTCGCGTTCGCAATCTCAACGTGGCCGTCAAAGAGTGGCAGGACGAAGTCGTGTTCCTGCACCGGATCGTCAGCGGCAGCGCTGACAAGAGTTACGGGATCCAAGTCGCACGTTTGGCGGGTATCCCACCGGAGGTCAACAGCCGCGCCAAAGACATTCTGTTCCAGCTCGAGACCAACCACCGTGATAGCCACGACCGACCCGCGATCGCGCCACCGAGTAGCGAGAAGTCCGGCGACACGTTCCAGCTCACCTTGTTCGGCTATGCCGATCATCCGATGATCCAGCAACTCTCCAACCTCGACCTGGACAGCATGACGCCCATGAATGCATTGCAGTTCCTGCAAAAAGCCAAGCAAGAGATTGCGAAGTAAGGGGTTGCGTCGCTTGGGACCATTGTCCCGAGCCAAGTGTCCTGAGTCCCGTGAGGGACGGAGGCACTCTGCCAGAGAGGCAAGTCCCTGGCAGCACGTGAGAACAACGAGCCAAAGCCCCGAAGGGACGGCAGCGAAACTGAAATGGGCGTGTTATCTTGCCGCTGCTGCCGCCCCTGCCGGGCAACGTTGTGAAGCATTTTTTTGTTGGCATTTACGAGAAATGAGCCGTTTGGGCGATAGCCCCGGTTTTGACAACAAAGAACTGAGAACCGTGGCTATCGCCAAAACGGCTCATTAAAATGCTTCACAGCGTTGCCTGCCGGGGCTGAGTCGGAAATTGCAGGCTGGACCGGGGACTGACGTCCCCGGCAGAGTGCTGCCGTCCCTACGGGACTAAGAACAATTGACTGGAAATAACATCAAGCCACGCGTTGATTGAAGTAGAACGGGAATTCATTCGATTGATACGAAAACGGAATAACAATGCAGAGCAAAGATCCCTCGATCCCGCAACGGTCACGCGCCCATAGCCTGCTGCCCCTCATTTCCATCGGCTGCCTCATCGTCTTCGGCCTGTGCTTGTGGTTGGCTATTCAATTACCCAACGACTTTTTGAACGATCACGTTCAACGTGGACTTCAGCCTTTGGGATCCATTCTAATGTCGTTGCTGATGCAAGTATCAATCGGAACGGGTATTGCATGTCTTGTCTCGGCAATATCAAAAACGGGGAGAAGTGCCTCCCCGACAACACGTTTGTGGCTCTATCTTGGTGCCGCAGCTCCATTTCTAGCAATCTTAGTTACGATCGTTCTTGCTTTTCATGAACTGGCCACTTCCGA of the Allorhodopirellula heiligendammensis genome contains:
- a CDS encoding Rrf2 family transcriptional regulator, whose protein sequence is MVVNAAVHYACLAMMDLAIHGVDGAPVRSGEIIRRNEIPGPYLAQILRTLKSAGWVKAIRGSQGGYQLIVQPDAITLLDIAETIGCHDSISPAQDDEPSAQAALKKHWRAADEQSRIQLSRVRLGDVIRSVQESDQPMFYI
- a CDS encoding NIPSNAP family protein encodes the protein MPFRFAPIACLLLFALPAILTPPAHGDDPQAGSQFYEIRTYDLGENGDEKLVDAYLESALVPALNRQDIGPVGVFSPSPDDQSDVQAIYVVIPYERLEQIATVRDALAADDEYQAAAKTYLQRAHTNPPYDRIRSELLSSMACWPQLKVAEGSLENDERVYELRLYESANERIGDLKVEMFNNGEVPIFLNVNITPVFIGQCLLGPQAPSLTYLTVYENEAARRKAWVDFLADPDWKVLSKNPKYAGTVSHIDKFVLSAKPYSQM
- a CDS encoding 5-formyltetrahydrofolate cyclo-ligase; amino-acid sequence: MTTIDQDELGRRKQEIRTAAHAARKAQPDKESVSQRITDTVIGLPEYQQADCVMWYVDVRAEARTRQALPAAVASDKKIVIPFCVDGELELFHLESMDELAEGMYGILEPREELRDVAAKRVPVEGLDLILVPGVAFDKQGGRTGHGKGYYDKLLENARPDTPLVSLAFECQIFDEIPMQSHDIYMDKVVTESSVYTGKGRAS
- the fhcD gene encoding formylmethanofuran--tetrahydromethanopterin N-formyltransferase, with the protein product MTNSTADRLPLNKLVEDTYAEGFRSIYGEILITARDRRWLDRATAAATGHASSTILCDCEAGVAQIMDPSQTPDGRIGAVVQFHVPRFRKDRREHLERVMLARISQNVLTCPTARCFNRIDSEDYFKLGRKIAFFGDRHQFRDERYGEKGWVIPILGGEFFLSRRFGYADGVMGGNLWFYAGDEDTAIDAAERAAVASESVPGCITTFPGGVAASGSKAGSSYDFTIASTYAEYCPTLKEKLGEDSKVPDGVRCIMEIILNGADLDCLKTAIREAILAAAEVPGLKRISAGNYGGRLGKSFIHLHELIADGSW
- the mutS gene encoding DNA mismatch repair protein MutS; translated protein: MTPMMRQYHDAKEACGDALLFFRMGDFYELFLEDAKVAAGILGLTLTSRDKDSENPTAMAGFPHHQLDQYLQKLIRAGYRAAVCEQVEDPKQAKGLVRREVTRVVSAGTLTDDGLLDPREPNYLAAVIVAKPTGKSKGAPINPTDQTVGIAWAELSSGRFETGVFPRNRLDDELARISPAEVIYCEDDPHVSPDTTMPWAWTRRPGWSFARDAAETALTKQLSVASLEGLGFEADSGPAIRAAGAVLSYLQETQRGSLDHFRTLTCHNRSPVLQIDAATRRSLEINRTMRSGGRDGALLGVIDRTVTPMGSRLLADYLAAPLVSPDEIAYRADAVSELVANHSLRSDVRKILRETYDLTRLLARIATGRTGPRDLQQVAATLAGLPTLKAKLTDRVSHCLSELESRLHLCPELRTNLENALADECPLSAADGNFVRAGYDEDLDALRELAKGGKQWIASYQQRQMDETGIANLKVGYNRVFGYFLEVSNAHKSKVPTEFIRKQTLKNCERYITPELKEYEEKVLAADDKASLREQEIFQHLRQMAHANLAVLQEVADAIARVDVLAAMAEVAAVQHWTRPKITDDNTLRIEGGRHPVLDVSMQHGEFVPNDCAQSPADGMVLLITGPNMAGKSTYIRQVALITLLAQTGSFVPADAAEIGIADRIFARVGASDELSRGQSTFMVEMVETARILNTATSQSLVILDEIGRGTSTYDGLSLAWAITEHLHEQIGCRTLFATHYHELASLEETLPRVRNLNVAVKEWQDEVVFLHRIVSGSADKSYGIQVARLAGIPPEVNSRAKDILFQLETNHRDSHDRPAIAPPSSEKSGDTFQLTLFGYADHPMIQQLSNLDLDSMTPMNALQFLQKAKQEIAK
- a CDS encoding rhamnulokinase, whose translation is MSDTVAAELDGPVHLAVDLGASSGRVIAGGLRDGKIHLTEIWRFENQPVRMQQDLLWNHLGLWQNITHGLRLAADRIANIPGANIESVGVDTWGVDFGLLDDRNQLVGPVRCYRDPRNQGQLQAALKKVSREEIFAETGLQFMEINTLYQLLAAAQAGDVGYRNATSLVMMADLFHWMLSGERTIEATNASTSQLLSPVNGTWSTKLLDAFNLPAAWFPPPTPAGTKIGVVQKSVAEVTGLHDVPVVVPATHDTASAVLSVPASEFAPARPDWCYISSGTWSLMGVELPEPKITPLCAELNFTNEGGVHGSTRLLKNIGGLWVFQQIRAALQRRGTAPSWAEMVEQAALAPAFSLLVNPDDGALLAPTDMIDEIGALAERTGQPVPTDNGVLFRAALEGLALRYRHTLGSLERLTESSISTIHIVGGGSLNELLCQMTADACNRTVVAGPVEATAIGNVVMQMIGTGHLHLIEEARELIRKSFPTKTYTPQNTHVWDEPAARFATL